From a region of the Impatiens glandulifera chromosome 4, dImpGla2.1, whole genome shotgun sequence genome:
- the LOC124933569 gene encoding ferric reduction oxidase 8, mitochondrial-like isoform X1: MASASLLFILKMLIILLFAGWVSLWILKPTQLWTRKWKQAEQRAAKTFFSYNGLDFVVYALPVIALAVIVSIYTELTSRSNSRKPRSSFSAVSNTIIVNRLTGILSVAEAVSVCLFVALLTWIFYRRFSSDLVGKGMMMPVKSLKLNGWQFKFSRAATRCGLLAEACLALLFLPVLRILSVFRYIGVQFESSVKYHVWLGTAMIFFATVHGTCTWFIWGINHLDEMWRWQRTGRIYLAGEIGLVTGLVIWITSLPWIRRKKFEVFYYTHHLYVVFVVFFLFHAGDRRFYTVLPVIFLYGIDKLVRIVQSRSESTCVLSARVFPCKAVELTLPKDPRLKYNPTSIVFMKIPSISRFQWHCFSLSSSSMVEEHTMSIIIKAEGWWTGSLYEKIQAELGGSKAGPIPVAIEGPYGPASLNILRYESLLLVAGGSGITPFLSILQEIVYADQNKRGNRLPAEAELIYVTKNSQDVSLLQPLFRQLAKKSTSQLRLRVRLFVTQERRNNLTLRQLTNEISRTELVRFETKQSDRPIGGVENSGSMAVIVWCCSVVFLFLTCVFNVVFVQPAMKGKDKKKKIPSTVTDSFLLCSFVAALGCGIMVAILLRLRRVKKDDDEKEKLSSSDEMDEMDENALEENCEINFTGRPCFKDIFSELTKDRRSSEIGVLVCGPETMKESVASSLPKLNRALPGQPRFDFHSLTFTL; encoded by the exons ATGGCAAGTGCTTCTCTTCTTTTCATTCTCAAAATGCTAATCATCTTACTATTTGCTGGTTGGGTTTCTCTATGGATTCTTAAACCCACACAGCTTTGGACAAGGAAATGGAAACAAGCTGAACAAAGAGCTGCAAAAACTTTCTTTTCCTATAATG gACTTGATTTTGTCGTCTACGCTTTACCCGTCATTGCTCTTGCCGTGATTGTATCCATCTACACGGAATTGACTAGCAGATCAAACTCACG AAAGCCGAGGAGCTCATTTTCAGCTGTGTCTAATACCATCATTGTCAATCGGTTAACGGGAATTCTGTCGGTTGCAGAAGCAGTCTCGGTTTGCCTCTTTGTTGCGCTTCTCACTTGGATTTTCTACCGTCGATTCTCAAGTGACTTGGTTGGGAAAGGGATGATGATGCCGGTCAAATCATTGAAGCTGAATGG GTGGCAGTTCAAGTTTTCAAGGGCTGCAACCAGATGCGGTTTGTTAGCCGAAGCCTGCCTCGCCCTCCTCTTTTTGCCCGTCTTGAGGATCTTGTCTGTGTTTAGATATATCGGGGTTCAGTTTGAATCTTCGGTCAAATACCATGTCTGGCTTGGAACCGCGATGATATTCTTTGCTACGGTCCACGGCACATGCACGTGGTTCATATGGGGTATCAACCACCTTGATGAG ATGTGGAGATGGCAAAGGACGGGTCGCATTTATCTAGCTGGGGAGATTGGTCTTGTTACAGGACTGGTAATTTGGATAACATCGCTTCCATGGATTAGGAGAAAAAAGTTCGAGGTTTTCTACTACACGCACCATTTGTATGTCGTTTTTGTTGTCTTTTTCTTGTTTCACGCCGGCGACAGGAGGTTCTACACGGTTCTCCCTGTTATCTTCCTCTACGGAATTGACAAGCTAGTTCGGATAGTGCAGTCAAGGTCAGAGTCGACGTGCGTTCTCTCTGCACGAGTCTTCCCTTGTAAAGCTGTAGAGCTCACCTTGCCCAAAGACCCGA GATTGAAGTACAACCCAACAAGCATCGTCTTCATGAAAATACCGAGCATATCGAGATTTCAATGGCATTGTTTCAGCCTTTCATCGAGCTCTATGGTCGAGGAGCACACAATGTCTATTATAATCAAAGCCGAAGGGTGGTGGACGGGCTCTTTGTACGAAAAAATACAAGCCGAATTGGGAGGCTCCAAGGCTGGTCCTATTCCGGTCGCAATCGAAGGCCCTTATGGACCTGCCTCACTCAACATACTAAG ATATGAGAGTCTGCTTCTGGTTGCCGGAGGAAGTGGGATAACACCATTTCTGTCCATCTTGCAAGAAATAGTATATGCTGATCAAAACAAACGAGGTAATAGATTACCCGCAGAAGCAGAGCTCATTTATGTGACAAAAAATTCTCAAGATGTGAGCTTGTTGCAGCCCCTTTTTCGCCAACTTGCGAAGAAGTCGACTAGTCAGCTCCGCCTTAGGGTGCGTTTGTTTGTGACGCAAGAGCGTCGAAACAATCTAACTTTGAGGCAGCTGACAAACGAGATCTCTCGAACAGAGCTCGTTCGTTTCGAAACGAAACAATCCGACCGTCCGATTGGCGGGGTTGAGAATTCGGGTTCAATGGCCGTGATCGTTTGGTGTTGTTCTGTGGTCTTCCTTTTTCTAACTTGCGTATTCAATGTGGTCTTCGTTCAACCTGCCATGAAAGGAAAGGATAAGAAGAAAAAGATCCCGTCAACTGTAACCGATTCGTTCCTTTTATGTTCGTTTGTGGCTGCACTCGGGTGTGGAATAATGGTGGCGATTCTGTTGAGATTGAGGAGGGTGAAGAAAGATGACGACGAAAAAGAAAAACTGTCAAGCTCAGACGAAATGGATGAAATGGACGAAAACGCCCTTGAGGAGAATTGTGAAATCAACTTCACAGGAAGGCCCTGCTTCAAAG ATATATTCTCCGAGCTCACAAAAGATAGAAGAAGCTCGGAAATAGGAGTTTTGGTCTGTGGTCCAGAGACAATGAAGGAATCAGTCGCTTCTTCGCTGCCCAAACTGAACAGGGCGCTTCCCGGGCAGCCGCGTTTCGATTTCCATTCCCTGACCTTTACACTTTAG
- the LOC124933569 gene encoding ferric reduction oxidase 8, mitochondrial-like isoform X2, whose translation MMMPVKSLKLNGWQFKFSRAATRCGLLAEACLALLFLPVLRILSVFRYIGVQFESSVKYHVWLGTAMIFFATVHGTCTWFIWGINHLDEMWRWQRTGRIYLAGEIGLVTGLVIWITSLPWIRRKKFEVFYYTHHLYVVFVVFFLFHAGDRRFYTVLPVIFLYGIDKLVRIVQSRSESTCVLSARVFPCKAVELTLPKDPRLKYNPTSIVFMKIPSISRFQWHCFSLSSSSMVEEHTMSIIIKAEGWWTGSLYEKIQAELGGSKAGPIPVAIEGPYGPASLNILRYESLLLVAGGSGITPFLSILQEIVYADQNKRGNRLPAEAELIYVTKNSQDVSLLQPLFRQLAKKSTSQLRLRVRLFVTQERRNNLTLRQLTNEISRTELVRFETKQSDRPIGGVENSGSMAVIVWCCSVVFLFLTCVFNVVFVQPAMKGKDKKKKIPSTVTDSFLLCSFVAALGCGIMVAILLRLRRVKKDDDEKEKLSSSDEMDEMDENALEENCEINFTGRPCFKDIFSELTKDRRSSEIGVLVCGPETMKESVASSLPKLNRALPGQPRFDFHSLTFTL comes from the exons ATGATGATGCCGGTCAAATCATTGAAGCTGAATGG GTGGCAGTTCAAGTTTTCAAGGGCTGCAACCAGATGCGGTTTGTTAGCCGAAGCCTGCCTCGCCCTCCTCTTTTTGCCCGTCTTGAGGATCTTGTCTGTGTTTAGATATATCGGGGTTCAGTTTGAATCTTCGGTCAAATACCATGTCTGGCTTGGAACCGCGATGATATTCTTTGCTACGGTCCACGGCACATGCACGTGGTTCATATGGGGTATCAACCACCTTGATGAG ATGTGGAGATGGCAAAGGACGGGTCGCATTTATCTAGCTGGGGAGATTGGTCTTGTTACAGGACTGGTAATTTGGATAACATCGCTTCCATGGATTAGGAGAAAAAAGTTCGAGGTTTTCTACTACACGCACCATTTGTATGTCGTTTTTGTTGTCTTTTTCTTGTTTCACGCCGGCGACAGGAGGTTCTACACGGTTCTCCCTGTTATCTTCCTCTACGGAATTGACAAGCTAGTTCGGATAGTGCAGTCAAGGTCAGAGTCGACGTGCGTTCTCTCTGCACGAGTCTTCCCTTGTAAAGCTGTAGAGCTCACCTTGCCCAAAGACCCGA GATTGAAGTACAACCCAACAAGCATCGTCTTCATGAAAATACCGAGCATATCGAGATTTCAATGGCATTGTTTCAGCCTTTCATCGAGCTCTATGGTCGAGGAGCACACAATGTCTATTATAATCAAAGCCGAAGGGTGGTGGACGGGCTCTTTGTACGAAAAAATACAAGCCGAATTGGGAGGCTCCAAGGCTGGTCCTATTCCGGTCGCAATCGAAGGCCCTTATGGACCTGCCTCACTCAACATACTAAG ATATGAGAGTCTGCTTCTGGTTGCCGGAGGAAGTGGGATAACACCATTTCTGTCCATCTTGCAAGAAATAGTATATGCTGATCAAAACAAACGAGGTAATAGATTACCCGCAGAAGCAGAGCTCATTTATGTGACAAAAAATTCTCAAGATGTGAGCTTGTTGCAGCCCCTTTTTCGCCAACTTGCGAAGAAGTCGACTAGTCAGCTCCGCCTTAGGGTGCGTTTGTTTGTGACGCAAGAGCGTCGAAACAATCTAACTTTGAGGCAGCTGACAAACGAGATCTCTCGAACAGAGCTCGTTCGTTTCGAAACGAAACAATCCGACCGTCCGATTGGCGGGGTTGAGAATTCGGGTTCAATGGCCGTGATCGTTTGGTGTTGTTCTGTGGTCTTCCTTTTTCTAACTTGCGTATTCAATGTGGTCTTCGTTCAACCTGCCATGAAAGGAAAGGATAAGAAGAAAAAGATCCCGTCAACTGTAACCGATTCGTTCCTTTTATGTTCGTTTGTGGCTGCACTCGGGTGTGGAATAATGGTGGCGATTCTGTTGAGATTGAGGAGGGTGAAGAAAGATGACGACGAAAAAGAAAAACTGTCAAGCTCAGACGAAATGGATGAAATGGACGAAAACGCCCTTGAGGAGAATTGTGAAATCAACTTCACAGGAAGGCCCTGCTTCAAAG ATATATTCTCCGAGCTCACAAAAGATAGAAGAAGCTCGGAAATAGGAGTTTTGGTCTGTGGTCCAGAGACAATGAAGGAATCAGTCGCTTCTTCGCTGCCCAAACTGAACAGGGCGCTTCCCGGGCAGCCGCGTTTCGATTTCCATTCCCTGACCTTTACACTTTAG
- the LOC124936233 gene encoding U-box domain-containing protein 33-like → MEELGDRSPADHVSNYRRSWPEMSPEIVEIIEESSCRDINKNGKKDVYVAVGKDGLDVLKWVLNNQLVVSSSTRIFLVHVFPPLTYIPTPVGRLSRSQLTEEQVRVYVNEDNNRRRNILQKYIQLCNDAKVMVDTVLVESNSTAKAIIDLISILEITYLVMGSKRPPSSRLLMNGVGKGDFVKKNAPDFCEVAIVHKGEKRQEGRRRNSVDRRQQPERKFFDCISCFSGK, encoded by the exons ATGGAAGAGTTGGGAGATCGATCTCCGGCTGACCATGTTTCAAACTATAGACGTAGCTGGCCAGAGATGTCGCCGGAGATCGTGGAGATAATCGAAGAAAGCAGCTGCAGGGATATTAACAAGAATGGAAAAAAAGATGTTTATGTAGCTGTGGGGAAAGATGGACTAGATGTTCTCAAATGGGTCCTTAATAATCAACTTGTTGTCTCTTCTTCAACTCGAATCTTCCTAGTTCATGTTTTCCCACCCCTCACATACATCCCAACTCCAG TTGGAAGACTATCGAGAAGTCAATTAACTGAAGAACAGGTGAGGGTTTATGTTAACGAAGATAATAACCGGCGGAGGAACATTTTGCAGAAATACATTCAATTGTGTAACGATGCTAAG GTGATGGTTGATACTGTATTGGTGGAGAGTAATTCAACTGCGAAAGCTATTATTGATCTCATTTCTATCCTCGAGATTACCTATCTTGTCATGGGATCCAAACGACCACCATCTTCGAG GCTGTTGATGAATGGAGTGGGAAAAGGGGATTTTGTTAAGAAAAATGCGCCGGACTTTTGTGAGGTCGCGATCGTCCACAAAGGTGAGAAGCGACAGGAAGGTCGCCGGAGAAACAGCGTGGACCGGCGACAGCAACCAGAGAGGAAGTTCTTTGATTGTATATCATGCTTTTCAGGCAAATAA
- the LOC124933571 gene encoding uncharacterized protein LOC124933571, with protein sequence MLQFPGFMPQYPQSTKTSSFLLHSQWPQTNNDEALLALEESEFDEKCKEIRTAMSNTIVIGKTTAENDKQESENEAEEEDADNVEESEGDEFEQETG encoded by the exons ATGTTGCAGTTTCCAGGGTTCATGCCGCAGTACCCACAATCGACGAAGACTTCGTCatttcttcttcactctcagtGGCCCCAGACCAACAACGATGAAGCCCTCCTTGCTTTGGAGGAATCCGAATTCGACGAGAAG TGCAAAGAAATCAGGACTGCAATGAGCAACACAATTGTGATAGGGAAAACAACAGCTGAAAATGACAAACAAGAAAGCGAGAATGAAGCAGAGGAGGAGGATGCAGACAATGTAGAGGAATCAGAAGGCGACGAGTTTGAGCAGGAAACTGGTTAA